In a genomic window of Zootoca vivipara chromosome 5, rZooViv1.1, whole genome shotgun sequence:
- the RAD51AP1 gene encoding RAD51-associated protein 1 isoform X2 yields MARPSRRNKKAVDYSQFGSVDEDDDDEDFANITAPSSKKLKRTCSELTKKKMEQKPPKQEIHFQKSSPNKRLALDHRLYQRDLEVALALSVEEPPGRNHKVNNSQKQESEGYSSVSEDDVEFVVKKKATGNRKEGRQLNAESRKKEKKHSKSERDSVGKSEPASQNLSSSLEQIGQPLKTSGPSLAKKPNCTSPATSGSSATQLGRTHVKSPTQGLRLGLSRLARVKSLHPSFANN; encoded by the exons ATGGCGCGCCCGTCGCGGAG GAATAAGAAAGCAGTTGATTATTCTCAGTTTGGCAGTgtggatgaagatgatgatg ATGAAGATTTTGCAAATATAACTGCACCTTCaagcaaaaaattaaagaggacATGCTCTGAGTTGACAAAGAAGAAAATGGAGCAAAAGCCCCCCAAACAGGAGATTCACTTCCAAAAGAGTTCACCGAACAAAAG ACTTGCCTTGGATCACAGACTTTACCAGAGAGATTTGGAAGTTGCCTTAGCGTTATCAGTGGAGGAACCACCAGGAAGGAACCATAAAGTAAACAATTCGCAGAAACAAG AATCTGAGGGTTATTCCAGCGTCAGTGAAGATGATGTTGAATTTGTTGTGAAGAAGAAAGCTACAGGAAACAGAAAAGAAGGAAGGCAGCTAAATGctgaaagcagaaagaaagaaaagaagcattcCAAATCAGAAAGGGATTCAGTAG GCAAATCTGAACCAGCTTCACAGAATTTGTCAAGTTCTCTAGAACAGATTGGACAGCCTTTGAAAACATCTGGCCCTTCTTTGGCCAAGAAGCCTAACTGCACATCACCAG CTACATCTGGAAGCAGTGCCACACAGCTGGGAAGAACCCACGTGAAATCGCCCACACAAGGTCTCAGGCTTGGCCTCTCTAGGTTGGCAAGAGTGAAATCACTGCACCCGAGTTTTGCCAATAACTAA
- the RAD51AP1 gene encoding RAD51-associated protein 1 isoform X1, protein MARPSRRNKKAVDYSQFGSVDEDDDDEDFANITAPSSKKLKRTCSELTKKKMEQKPPKQEIHFQKSSPNKRLALDHRLYQRDLEVALALSVEEPPGRNHKVNNSQKQESEGYSSVSEDDVEFVVKKKATGNRKEGRQLNAESRKKEKKHSKSERDSVGLLPGKSEPASQNLSSSLEQIGQPLKTSGPSLAKKPNCTSPATSGSSATQLGRTHVKSPTQGLRLGLSRLARVKSLHPSFANN, encoded by the exons ATGGCGCGCCCGTCGCGGAG GAATAAGAAAGCAGTTGATTATTCTCAGTTTGGCAGTgtggatgaagatgatgatg ATGAAGATTTTGCAAATATAACTGCACCTTCaagcaaaaaattaaagaggacATGCTCTGAGTTGACAAAGAAGAAAATGGAGCAAAAGCCCCCCAAACAGGAGATTCACTTCCAAAAGAGTTCACCGAACAAAAG ACTTGCCTTGGATCACAGACTTTACCAGAGAGATTTGGAAGTTGCCTTAGCGTTATCAGTGGAGGAACCACCAGGAAGGAACCATAAAGTAAACAATTCGCAGAAACAAG AATCTGAGGGTTATTCCAGCGTCAGTGAAGATGATGTTGAATTTGTTGTGAAGAAGAAAGCTACAGGAAACAGAAAAGAAGGAAGGCAGCTAAATGctgaaagcagaaagaaagaaaagaagcattcCAAATCAGAAAGGGATTCAGTAG GACTACTTCCAGGCAAATCTGAACCAGCTTCACAGAATTTGTCAAGTTCTCTAGAACAGATTGGACAGCCTTTGAAAACATCTGGCCCTTCTTTGGCCAAGAAGCCTAACTGCACATCACCAG CTACATCTGGAAGCAGTGCCACACAGCTGGGAAGAACCCACGTGAAATCGCCCACACAAGGTCTCAGGCTTGGCCTCTCTAGGTTGGCAAGAGTGAAATCACTGCACCCGAGTTTTGCCAATAACTAA